In the Actinomycetota bacterium genome, GCTGGCCGGCCCGGCCGGCTGGCCCGAGCGGGTCCTGGCCGGCCTTGCCGCCGTACTTCTGCTGTACCTGGAGCCGGCCGCGATCGGCGCCGGGCTCGCCCTGGCCGCGGCCGCCGTCGCCGTCCACCTGCTCACCCGCCGACGGCGGGCGGCCGGCGGTGCGGCACCGGCCGGGGAGGCGGGCCGGCCGGTTGGGGAGGACGCCAAGCCCAGGGGACCTGACGAGACCGACGAGACTGATGAGACCACCGAGGCAAGGAGGCAACCATGAGAGGCTGGCGGCGGTGGGCCGTGCCCACCCTGGTCGCGCTGGTGGCACTGGCCGGCTGCGGCGGCGGCGGGGGAGGAGGCGGAGGCGGCGGCGCCGACTCGCGGAGGCTGTCGATCGCCACCGGAGGGACCGGCGGCGTCTACTTCGTCTACGGCGGCGGGCTGGCCAAGCTGATCACCTCGTCGCTGGAGGGCTACGAGGCGACCGCCGAGGTCACCTCCGCCTCCGTCGACAACATGACGCTGATCGCCGACGAGAAGAGCGCGCTCGCCTTCACCCTGGCCGACACGGCGAGCGACGCCGTGCAGGGCCGCGGCTCGTTCAAGGAGCAGGTACCAGCCCAGGCCCTGGCCCAGCTGTACACCAACTACACCCAGGTGGTCGCCACCGCCGGCAAGGGCATCGAGCGCATCGAGGACCTCAAGGGCAAGCGGGTGTCGGTCGGGTCGCCCAATTCAGGCACCGAGGTGATCGCCCTGCGCATCCTGGAGGAGGCCGGGATCGACCCCGAGGCCGACCTTCGCCGCCAGCAGCTCGGCGTGGCCGAGTCGGTCCAGGCGGTCAAGGACGGCTCGCTGGACGCCTTCTTCTGGTCGGGTGGGCTGCCCACCGGCGCCGTCACCGACCTGGCCACCAGCCGCCGGATCGTGCTGCTGCCAACCGACGAGTACGTGCAGCCGCTGCGCAGCCAGTACGGCGAGGTCTACGCCGAGACGGCCATCCCCGGCGGCACCTACAAAGGCGTCGCCGAAGGAGTGAAGGTGATCGGGGTGCCCAACTACCTGGTCGTCAACCGGTCGATGAGCGAGGACCTTGGCTACCAGCTCACCAAGCTGCTGTTCGACAAGAAGCCCGAGCTGGTCAAGGTCCACCCGGAGGCCAAGAACCTGGATCTGGAGACCGCCCAGCAGGTCACGCCGCTGGAGCTGCACCCTGGCGCGCAGCGGTATTACCAGGAGACGGCCGGCTAGGCCGCCGGCGATGGCCGCCGGGCGCCGCCGCTGGCCGATCGCGGTCGCCGTGCCACTGGCGCTGGCCGCCGCCGCGGGACTGCTGCCCCAGCGGGCGGTGGTGACGGTGACCGACGCCGATGGTCGGCCAGTGGCGGCGCGGGTCCTGCCGGCTCCCGGCCGGTTCGAGCTGCGCTATCGCCACTCCTACTACCGGGTCGAGGCGGCTGAG is a window encoding:
- a CDS encoding TAXI family TRAP transporter solute-binding subunit; this encodes MRGWRRWAVPTLVALVALAGCGGGGGGGGGGGADSRRLSIATGGTGGVYFVYGGGLAKLITSSLEGYEATAEVTSASVDNMTLIADEKSALAFTLADTASDAVQGRGSFKEQVPAQALAQLYTNYTQVVATAGKGIERIEDLKGKRVSVGSPNSGTEVIALRILEEAGIDPEADLRRQQLGVAESVQAVKDGSLDAFFWSGGLPTGAVTDLATSRRIVLLPTDEYVQPLRSQYGEVYAETAIPGGTYKGVAEGVKVIGVPNYLVVNRSMSEDLGYQLTKLLFDKKPELVKVHPEAKNLDLETAQQVTPLELHPGAQRYYQETAG